TTGTGCTGCTAGTGCTATCGGATTATCTCCAATACAATTCCCATAGGTGTGCCAGGTTCTAGTTTTCTTTTGGTAGTGGATGACATTACTAATTTATTcagtaataaaataatttgaaaacaaatagAAAGTAAGGTGGacatgaatttttcaaactttttgtcCATCCCATCAAAGAAAAGAGTGTCCCAAGCGTCTcgaaaactttattttaaaatgatgcGTTACTATCACAtaatcaaatttttgaaaaacctaacaTTTCTTGCAAACGAAGAGATATCAAAAAATGCAGGAAGATGATTGAACCAAAATCAAGATCTAAGAACTTTGTGGACCgttcaaaataattttgttttttctttttaaaaaaggagGAGCTGATAGATATTGGCGGTGATAGGCCAAAGTAGCCATGCAGAGAGAAAAGAAATGGTGTTTCTTTTTGGCATGGTGTAAGATAAACAGTAATAGGTGCTCTCTGCCCACCCACCAACACAAGACCATCCATCTCTTTGTCTCCTTGAATTATTTCATTGTGGGGCAAGTGAGTGAGCCAGTTTCTTCACTCCAGCTTTTTCAGCTCACAAACTCACAACTGGGATTCTTCACTAGCAAAATTTTCATccacacccaataaaaaaaaaaaaaaaaataataaaaaataggacccataaaagataacataaagaaagagaaaccaGTCACCATCAATTCTTTAACAATGCCCCTTGCATACAACCATGGCATTTTGAAGCTCAATTTTAACAAAGGGGGAGGTTTATCATGTAgaccaaatcaaagaaataaatgtCTTCTTTAGAGAAACAGAAAAGGCCTAAGATTAAGAGAGGTGGCGGgttctttttttaaacttgAAGGAGGGAGATGATTGAGGTGGAGCTGAGCTGTGTACATGGTGCATGCACCCACCATTTCTGTCTCCTCTAtctttataatataattattaattatgaaattaattCTTACCTCATCATCACTGGCCGGACCCAGAACGCAACATTAACCTGCCTCAAtcacccaaaacccaaatttcaTACACCAATTTTCTACGTCTCCACCGCATCAAAAGTGCGTGTAAGGCACAACAgatccgatttttttttttttttttaataatagaattttcttttaatttcatgtaatttaatctattattaaaccgatatatatatatatatatatatatataatatttgattcTCACACACAACTCTTCTAACTcaatttaaagaaagaaaaaaaattatattgtaaTTCatctttcaaattaaattattgtatCTAAAAACTTGAAAGTAACgctctttttttctcctttttttttttttaaaaaaaaaaaaaatttctaaagggAAAGTTAGTGACTTGTCCAAtaataaaaatgcattttcaattttgtatttaaaggATCATGATAGAGACCTTACTAAGAATTTTATGAGCCTCTTTAACATTATGAGCCTCTTCAAATTTTATGGTCTAATATTTTATAGAAAGTTTATTGATAAAATCATATATGCATGTGGAGTATTATTGAGACTCGAGGAAAATTTACTTGGGGTCTatttgggattacgtttgagaggcttaaaactgcatttaacacttaaaaactccgtttaaagaaaaaagtatttgtttagtaagaaaaattaaaaacgattttaagagtcaaaaaagcctaaaaatggacaaaatacatttttggcaaaagcttaaaaatgaagtttttgccgaaaaacgttttttaacttaaaagttctgtttttcaaacgcaattctaaaTATGTTCTTAAAAAGATTTTGACATACCGTTTAATCTATAAATTTATTCTGTAagattataataataattatttaattcttaCAACATGATGAATATGTTTCTACttcaatataaatttattaatcTTATAAATGTCCATAAATAATATCCATTTGTACGTTAAGGATTCTGCCTAGATGATCATGCACGCGCTCTCTCAGGGGAGTGGTATAAAACTCCGACCACGAAAAAACCGCGATATGTTGGAATCTGTGTACAGTGTACTAAATACTTCAACTTAACTCTTGTGGCCACATGAAAGCACAAATTCAAATGCCTGTCACATAGTCTGTACGATAGACACGTGTCAACATTGAGGGTAGAACTGTCATTAGGAAAGTTAGGTGCCAGCCAAAGTCATTATCATATAGATCCAATTTACAATAGGGGCCCTGGTATGCACAGTAGGCGATTTCTATATGCCTAAAGTCTTAAAAAAGACCCATTGCTAGCAGCTTGGTTGGTTTCTCTGACAATATCTGAGCTGTAAATCTCAGACCTGGAATTTGAAAGAGACACAGATAAAGTTTGAAGGAGGAGGAAAAGTCTTCAAACTAGGAAAAGTGTCTtgaattgttgattttgttgctGTGGGATTTTAGAGATTTTTCTGGGTGTGGGAGATTTGTTGGGATGGCAACATTTGCAGGGACTACCCAGAAGTGCAAGGCATGTGAGAAGACGGTGTACTTGGTTGAACAGCTCACTGCTGACAACAAGGTCTTCCACAAGGCCTGCTTCAGATGCCACCACTGCAGGCAAATTCAGGTACCACAAcaccctccccaaaaaaaaaaaaaaaaaaatgacttttttAATGGAGGGACACATGGGCACACTTCTTTGACATTGAGGTTGATGTTTTGTGGTGTTCTTTGGCTTCTTTTTTATGATCATATATGTACCCACTTctttgttttgtcatttttgtacTTTATTATGGATCCTTTTATCTGGGTTTTGTTTAAAGATTATGGTCATGAGCTTATATGGATTACTTGGAAATAAAGATTGTGTTGATGGATTGTGATACTGTGTTTGGTTCATGCTTCATGACGATCATTGTGCTGATTATgaatgttgatgatgatccCTTTAACAAAATTGACTTTCGTTTAAGTTCATTTTTACCTTATTCATGATTTTGCTTGTTAAGAAGCTGACTAGGtctacttatcaaaagaagCTGACTAGGTCTGTGTTGCATGAATGAGTTTAATTGGGCTATATTTTGATGTAGAAGGTGGGATCAAATTGGATTTATGAAATCAGGGAAATGTAAGAATAATCCTTAGAATTATAAGCggtaatatatatttgaatttacTTCTTCGAAAATTGGAATGTAATTTCAGAATTATGTCAAAATCTAGAGAACTTAGTCAGAATATTAAGCAGAAAGGCCCCAGGAAATCATGCTTCAATATTTGGAATAGCATTGTCGATTTGAATAATATGTGTTGTTTTCATGTAGAGAGAAGCAGACATGAATGGGTATAAATAATCTGTGATTTAACCAAATTAATCTGCACTTCCACAGTAACTGAAATTGCAgacaaaacaattgaaatagaGAGTAAACTCACTGTCAAACTGTTGCTGGATTTATCTGTTGTATCAACGCAGTTTAGATGTGAAGTCAAACCCTAATGGGGGTATATAAAGTTGTTCAAGCATTAATTTGATTTTGAGACTTAAGTTCTACATCTTGAAGTGCTTGAATCTTGGGGCCAATTATTGGCTTGTTACAgcaaattaattgaaattcaaattagGGATTTCCTCCTCAATTGAGATAAGTGTGAGATCTCTTCTAACTAGTCACCGGATAATTCATTAGGCCATGCAATAACTTTATCCTTTCCATCTTTTTGCGCTTTCTAACTTCTAGAATTATACAATCATTACATGAGTCCCACCTCTGTCTTCTCCgggctctttttctttttcatccaGCCAAggtaaattgtttttgtttcacATTTTTCTACAATGGGACGACTAGTAGGGGATTTTATATCTAATCTTAGATTTAGTTTTCTATTAACCTGTTCACCTCATCATGTTGGCCATCACATGATATGTGTTTCACTGACTGGTTGCAACACACGcttatttacttctttttttttttctgtttatatTCGTTGTTTATTGTTAATTATGTAGTATTCTTAGCAAAATTCTGGTCCATACTGTTTCTTAAAAGGTCTTAAAGTACTTAGAAAACATGTTTTTTCCGCTTCTACTTTATCCTCACAtctcattttcttcaatattgTTGCAGCTGAGTAATTATTCCTCCTTTGAGGGTGTTTTATATTGCAAGCCTCACTTTGATCAACTGTTTAAGATGACTGGCAGCTTGGATAAAAGTTTTGAAGGTGATTGGCTGCTATTGAGTTGTTTTCAGGCATATTCACCTCTGCTTGTATCAGCTTAACAAGCttgttcattttttctttttctttttctcttctttaggTACTCCAAAAACTGTTAGAGCTGACAGATCTGCCAATCAGGTACCTAAAGCCACAATGTCAGATCTGACAGATTTGctagtttttcttttgtagTGATAGAAATTCCAGCTATGACTTAAACGAAATGTTCCATATAAACGATATTGAAGACCTTAATAGTTACTTAAGTTGTCTTATATTGGGAGTGGAATTGTGCAGGTCCAGACCAACAGCAAAGTTTCAAGTTTGTTTGGTGGAACTAAAGAAAAGTGTGTTGCTTGTAATAAAACTGTTTACCCAATTGAAAAGGTAAATCTTAGCAATTCAACATCCAATTATGAGCTCTGCATaaggtgaattttttttaatgtcattaTTGGTGTCTACTCGAGCACTAAAGTTTATTCTCCTCAATTCAAATTCCTTGCATGCTCTCATTTGACTATTACATTATGGCCTTCAAATATGTACAGAGATCCATTATCACTCACTTTTTAAGTAgtccaatgaattttttttttaagtttttgctcaAGAGTTACTTTAAGAAGTATCACATTTGGGCATCTGCTGCTCTCTAACTAGAGCCCCAGAAACTGTTAGGCCATGGTCAACCACCAAGTCAGctcaaacaaaaaccaaatataaataaaatctgTTGACACCAGCTACAGAAAGGTCCAAGGGAGTAAACTCGACACTTTTGCAGGTCTTGTAAGGTCATATTTGTATAGTGTGAGCGGAAAGAAGATTATAGTGAAGAAAAGAAGACCATAAAAAAGCCTGTTTAGAAAATTAGAACTTGAACAAAGTGTGAAATGCCTATGTATAAGCAGCTTATTTGGTGTTTGCTACGCAATATTTTCACAAACTGACATCTATGCATCACTATGCTTCATTGAAGTTAATGGGAACTTGATTTCAAAGCAATACCTTATTGCAATTAAGTCTCGATAATTTACCCTTCATTTTGCAAAGTCTTGTCATTCACTTATGGTTgtcattatattaaaataaaaaaagaattaaagaagaaaagagaggaggTAATTTGTTGTAGTCATTATCTCAATGCATTTTTCTAGTCTGGAAACAAGCTTATGACTACATGCCACTTCCCTGGATCAGCTAGCAGTTATTACAATGTCAGATCAATGGCATTGGCATTAGATAGATGGAGGTTTCGAGAAAATTGTGAAATGTGAGAATCCATAATAGTTACATTTACATGTGGAGAACCTGTACGAATTGTACATCAATCACAACCCCTGATTGCTGGAGataaaatattacaacaatctgGGAAAATCACAGCTCAAAACAAATTGCACAGATTTGCTGTATGATGAATAAAAATTC
This genomic interval from Corylus avellana chromosome ca3, CavTom2PMs-1.0 contains the following:
- the LOC132175923 gene encoding LIM domain-containing protein WLIM1-like → MATFAGTTQKCKACEKTVYLVEQLTADNKVFHKACFRCHHCRQIQLSNYSSFEGVLYCKPHFDQLFKMTGSLDKSFEGTPKTVRADRSANQVQTNSKVSSLFGGTKEKCVACNKTVYPIEKVTVDGASYHKACFRCTHGGCVISPSNYVAHEQRLYCKHHHTQLFKAKGNFSQLDRHEEVKVAEEVKVVEEVKVVAEEAAAE